The Thunnus maccoyii chromosome 9, fThuMac1.1, whole genome shotgun sequence genome includes a region encoding these proteins:
- the foxd5 gene encoding forkhead box protein D5, whose amino-acid sequence MTLSSEFEASQHAALPLEEDEIDIVGEDESTRGYRNECSTDPGSSAESGAEFDSSEPDSSGESENSFCADAPPSRKAQSSSVKPPYSYIALITMAILQSPLKKLTLSGICDFISNKFPYYRDKFPAWQNSIRHNLSLNDCFIKIPREPGNPGKGNYWSLDPASEDMFDNGSFLRRRKRFKRNQPEFGKDGLMFYSNLNCYRPYGQPYSVRGQVSPPPVAPIRYMPLQDGIMMPPSSYHLLPQTLNSHGKSSGPKDFRAQLCATEPTEPKPGPQAKCSFSIESIMSKPSPISPQNPNLQQSPHSALGYAHLMSGPAACLVPTLLQTPRTPFCPPAMLRTAPLINEHLRLSFPRC is encoded by the coding sequence ATGACTCTCTCCAGTGAATTTGAAGCTTCACAACACGCCGCCTTGCCTTTAGAGGAGGATGAGATTGATATCGTGGGCGAGGATGAGTCTACCAGGGGGTATCGAAATGAGTGCTCCACGGACCCGGGCTCCTCAGCAGAATCTGGTGCTGAATTTGACTCTTCAGAGCCTGACTCCTCGGGGGAAAGCGAGAACAGCTTCTGTGCGGACGCACCGCCATCCAGGAAAGCCCAGAGCAGCTCGGTAAAGCCTCCCTACTCCTACATTGCCCTCATCACCATGGCCATCCTACAGAGCCCGCTGAAGAAGCTGACATTGAGTGGGATCTGTGATTTCATCAGCAACAAGTTTCCCTACTACAGAGACAAGTTCCCCGCTTGGCAGAACTCCATCAGGCACAATCTCTCCCTCAACGACTGTTTCATCAAGATCCCGAGGGAGCCTGGGAACCCGGGCAAAGGTAACTACTGGTCTCTGGACCCCGCCTCAGAGGACATGTTCGACAACGGCAGTTTCCTTCGACGCAGGAAGCGCTTCAAGAGAAACCAGCCCGAGTTTGGAAAAGACGGACTTATGTTTTACTCAAACTTGAACTGCTACCGGCCGTATGGGCAACCATACTCCGTGCGGGGTCAGGTAAGCCCTCCTCCCGTTGCTCCTATCCGGTACATGCCCCTGCAGGACGGGATCATGATGCCCCCCTCTTCCTATCACCTTCTGCCACAAACTCTGAACAGCCATGGGAAGAGCAGTGGGCCCAAAGACTTCAGAGCGCAGCTTTGCGCAACAGAACCAACTGAGCCAAAGCCTGGCCCGCAGGCAAAGTGCTCCTTCAGCATCGAGAGCATCATGAGCAAACCATCACCCATCAGTCCACAGAATCCAAATCTCCAGCAGAGCCCACACAGCGCTCTTGGGTACGCTCATCTCATGTCGGGTCCTGCTGCCTGTTTGGTTCCGACGCTCCTGCAGACTCCCAGGACTCCATTCTGCCCTCCTGCCATGCTGCGTACTGCTCCTTTAATAAATGAGCATCTCAGACTGTCATTTCCTCGCTGCTGA
- the pgm5 gene encoding phosphoglucomutase-like protein 5 has product METSPIPVVTVQTAPFDDQRPGTNGLRRKTAVFEGKKNYLQNYIQSVLSSIDLRDRQGCTMVVGSDGRYFSRAAIEVIVQMAAANGIGRLVIGHNGLLSTPAVSCIIRKIKAIGGIILTASHNPGGPGGDFGIKFNVANGGPSPDTVMERIYQVSRTLEEYAICPDLRIDLSRLGRHDFDLENKFKPFRVEIVDSVDVYLQLLRNIFDFNAIKSLLTGPNQLKIHIDAMNGVMGPYVRRILCDELGAPANSAVNCVPLEDFGGRPPEPNLVYATSLVDAMKGGDFGFGAAFDADGDRYMILGENGFFVNPSDSVAIMAANLSTIPYFRQMGVKGFARSVATSTALDRVAKAMKLALYETPTGWRYFGNLMDSGRCSLCGEESFGTGSDHIREKDGLWSVLVWLSIMAARKQGVEQIVREHWAKFGRNYFCRFDYEGLDPRAAFYLMRELEGVISDKAFTSQKFAVGDHVYSVERADNFEYIDPVDGTVARNQGLRIVFSDASRLVFRMSGSGGGMGATIRIYAESFERDPERHNRETQVVLGPLIAIALKISNIHERTGRRGPNVIT; this is encoded by the exons ATGGAGACGAGCCCCATCCCGGTGGTGACGGTCCAAACCGCCCCCTTCGACGATCAGCGGCCCGGTACCAACGGGCTGCGGAGGAAGACGGCGGTGTTCGAGGGGAAGAAGAATTACCTGCAGAACTACATCCAGAGCGTGTTGTCCTCCATCGACCTGCGGGACCGACAGGGCTGCACCATGGTGGTGGGCAGCGACGGCCGCTACTTCAGCCGAGCTGCCATCGAGGTGATAGTGCAAATGGCAGCTGCCAACGGG ATTGGTCGTCTGGTAATCGGCCACAATGGCCTCCTGTCCACCCCGGCTGTTTCCTGCATCATCAGGAAGATCAAGGCCATTGGTGGAATCATCCTCACAGCAAGTCACAACCCCGGAGGCCCTGGTGGAGACTTTGGAATCAAGTTCAATGTGGCAAATGGAG GCCCATCTCCAGACACAGTGATGGAGAGAATCTATCAGGTGAGCCGGACACTCGAGGAGTACGCCATCTGCCCTGACCTCCGCATTGACCTCTCCAGGCTGGGACGACATGATTTTGACCTGGAGAATAAGTTCAAACCTTTCAGAG TGGAGATTGTAGACTCAGTGGATGTGTATCTACAACTGCTGCGGAACATCTTTGACTTCAATGCCATAAAAAGTCTCCTCACAGGACCAAATCAGCTAAAGATTCATATAGATGCCATGAACGGAG TGATGGGCCCCTATGTACGAAGGATCCTGTGTGATGAGTTGGGGGCCCCTGCTAACTCTGCTGTCAACTGTGTGCCTCTGGAGGATTTTGGTGGTCGGCCTCCTGAGCCCAACCTGGTCTATGCCACCTCTCTGGTAGATGCCATGAAAGGAGGGGACTTTGGCTTTGGAGCTGCATTTGATGCAGATGGA GACCGGTACATGATCCTCGGAGAAAACGGCTTCTTTGTGAACCCATCAGACTCAGTAGCCATCATGGCTGCCAACCTCTCCACCATCCCCTACTTCAGACAGATGGGTGTTAAGGGCTTTGCCAGGAGTGTTGCCACCAGCACCGCCCTCGACAG GGTAGCCAAAGCCATGAAACTGGCGCTGTATGAGACTCCCACTGGCTGGAGGTACTTCGGGAATCTGATGGATTCTGGGCGTTGTTCCCTCTGCGGGGAGGAGAGCTTTGGAACAG GTTCAGACCACATTCGTGAAAAAGATGGTTTGTGGTCGGTGTTGGTGTGGTTGTCCATCATGGCCGCTAGGAAACAAGGTGTGGAGCAGATTGTCAGAGAGCACTGGGCCAAGTTTGGACGCAACTACTTCTGCAG GTTTGATTATGAAGGCCTGGACCCACGCGCAGCCTTTTACCTTATGAGGGAACTGGAGGGAGTAATCTCAGATAAAGCATTCACCAGCCAGAAGTTTGCTGTAGGAGACCACGTATACAGTGTGGAGAGGGCCGACAACTTCGAGTACATCGACCCCGTGGATGGAACAGTGGCTCGAAACCAG GGTTTAAGGATCGTCTTCAGTGATGCGTCTCGTTTGGTGTTTCGGATGAGTGGGAGCGGCGGAGGGATGGGCGCCACCATCCGCATTTACGCTGAGAGCTTCGAGAGGGACCCTGAGAGACACAACAGAGAGACACAG GTGGTGCTGGGTCCTCTCATCGCCATCGCTCTGAAGATCTCCAACATCCATGAGAGGACAGGACGCCGTGGCCCTAACGTTATCACATGA